In the genome of Fimbriimonadia bacterium, one region contains:
- the murA gene encoding UDP-N-acetylglucosamine 1-carboxyvinyltransferase: protein MEVLRIRGGLRLEGEVQVAGSKNAALALLAGSILTEEDILLRNLPDVRDVRIKVDLLREIGVKADWTDDGLWLNAKHLRSGIVPPEGCRSIRTAFYLLGPLLARVGECVVPLPGGCNIGARPVNFHVRGLKTLGASLVLREGCYHANAEKLIGGDIYLDFPSAGATQHLMTAAVLAEGATSIHNCAIEPEVVALADFLNRLGARIDGAGTSTVTIEGVKRLGGGEFPVPADRLQAGTYLLAGAASRGDVTVRAMVPEHLHSLIAKLREAGAQVTEGHDWLRVSQPNRPKAVDVRTMPHPGFPTDLQQPMCAYLATATGTSLISETIYEARIGHVAELRRMGADIRVDGRNISITGVERLTGAKVTATDLRAGASLIVAALGAEGETELHNLQNVERGYEHVDTILGSLGADIERATVPDPMDVVAK, encoded by the coding sequence TTGGAAGTACTACGGATTCGGGGTGGCCTCCGCCTAGAGGGCGAGGTGCAGGTTGCAGGAAGCAAAAACGCGGCACTCGCCCTTCTCGCGGGGAGCATCCTCACGGAAGAGGACATCCTTCTCAGAAACCTGCCGGACGTCCGCGACGTCCGTATCAAGGTTGACCTTCTGCGCGAGATCGGTGTCAAGGCCGATTGGACGGACGATGGCCTGTGGCTCAATGCGAAGCATCTGCGAAGCGGCATCGTGCCACCAGAGGGTTGCCGCAGCATCCGAACCGCTTTCTACCTGCTCGGCCCGCTGCTGGCTCGAGTGGGGGAGTGCGTAGTGCCGCTACCTGGCGGTTGCAACATCGGCGCGAGACCGGTGAACTTCCACGTGCGCGGTCTGAAGACCCTCGGAGCCTCGCTCGTGCTGCGCGAGGGCTGCTATCACGCCAATGCCGAAAAGCTGATCGGCGGCGACATCTACCTCGACTTCCCGAGCGCAGGGGCCACCCAGCACTTGATGACGGCCGCCGTGCTGGCCGAGGGCGCGACATCCATTCACAACTGCGCCATCGAGCCCGAAGTCGTCGCCCTCGCCGACTTCCTCAACAGGCTCGGCGCCAGAATAGACGGCGCGGGAACGAGTACGGTCACTATCGAAGGGGTGAAGCGTCTGGGAGGCGGAGAGTTCCCAGTACCGGCGGACCGGCTACAGGCGGGAACCTACTTGCTTGCCGGCGCGGCTTCTCGAGGCGATGTAACCGTGCGCGCGATGGTGCCCGAGCACCTGCACTCGCTGATCGCCAAACTGCGCGAGGCCGGCGCGCAGGTCACCGAAGGCCACGATTGGCTGCGCGTCAGCCAACCGAACCGCCCGAAAGCCGTGGATGTCCGCACGATGCCCCATCCGGGCTTTCCGACGGACCTCCAGCAGCCCATGTGCGCCTACCTGGCTACCGCAACGGGCACCTCTCTCATCAGTGAGACCATCTATGAGGCTAGGATAGGCCACGTTGCCGAGCTGCGTCGCATGGGGGCCGACATCCGGGTGGACGGCCGCAACATCAGTATAACCGGCGTCGAGCGGCTGACGGGTGCAAAGGTAACGGCAACCGACCTTCGAGCGGGGGCGTCGCTCATTGTCGCCGCTCTGGGTGCCGAAGGGGAAACCGAACTACATAACCTGCAGAACGTAGAACGGGGGTACGAGCACGTGGATACCATCCTCGGCTCGCTCGGAGCCGACATCGAGCGTGCCACCGTGCCCGACCCCATGGACGTGGTCGCCAAATGA
- a CDS encoding ABC transporter ATP-binding protein — protein MAEVRVENLTKRFDNVVAVRNLSLTVNDGEFVVFLGPSGCGKTTTLRCIAGLEIPDGGEIRIGDDVVTNLPPAMRDIAFVFQQYALYPHLTVFDNLAFPLRATRTPKDVIARRVQEVAKILRIERVLERRPSKISGGEMQRVAIGRAMVRRPKVFLMDEPLTNLDAKLRMEMRTELKRLQADQQATTVYVTHDQVEAMSMGDRVAVINEGRLLQFGTPGEVYDHPRDMFVAGFIGSPAMNMIPCSVEDGHIALSGGEAMSLSSAPSRFRDLPREANLVLGARPEDVALSTEPAKEFLQGEVYVVEPLGSENIIDVRLAGHLLKARTPPTFLVKTGQPIYVRVDLERAHIFDPTTQEALF, from the coding sequence ATGGCGGAAGTTCGGGTCGAGAACCTGACCAAGAGATTCGACAACGTGGTGGCGGTGAGAAACCTGTCGCTGACGGTGAACGACGGCGAGTTCGTGGTATTCCTCGGGCCGTCGGGATGCGGCAAGACGACTACCCTGCGCTGCATCGCCGGTCTCGAGATCCCGGACGGCGGGGAGATTCGCATCGGCGACGACGTGGTGACCAATCTGCCGCCCGCCATGAGGGACATCGCGTTCGTTTTCCAGCAGTATGCACTTTACCCACACCTCACGGTCTTCGACAATCTGGCATTCCCACTGCGGGCCACGCGAACGCCGAAGGACGTGATCGCGAGAAGAGTGCAAGAAGTAGCCAAAATCTTGCGCATTGAACGGGTCCTTGAGCGGCGACCTAGCAAGATCTCCGGCGGCGAGATGCAGCGAGTCGCTATAGGTCGAGCGATGGTGAGGCGGCCCAAGGTGTTCCTGATGGACGAGCCGCTGACGAACCTGGACGCAAAGCTGCGGATGGAGATGCGGACCGAGCTAAAGCGGCTTCAGGCGGATCAGCAGGCGACAACGGTGTACGTGACCCACGACCAGGTGGAAGCGATGTCCATGGGCGACCGCGTGGCGGTCATCAATGAGGGGCGTCTGCTGCAGTTCGGGACGCCAGGCGAGGTATACGACCACCCCCGAGACATGTTCGTTGCTGGCTTCATCGGCAGCCCCGCGATGAACATGATCCCCTGCAGCGTGGAGGACGGGCACATTGCGCTGTCGGGCGGCGAGGCAATGTCGCTGTCGAGCGCGCCATCACGCTTCCGCGACCTACCGCGCGAAGCAAACCTCGTGCTCGGGGCTCGGCCTGAGGACGTTGCTCTTTCCACCGAGCCGGCGAAGGAGTTCCTGCAAGGCGAGGTGTACGTCGTGGAGCCGCTCGGCTCGGAGAACATCATAGACGTTCGCCTCGCGGGGCACCTTCTGAAGGCGCGGACGCCGCCCACGTTCCTGGTCAAGACGGGGCAACCGATCTATGTTCGGGTGGACTTGGAACGGGCGCACATCTTCGACCCTACTACCCAAGAGGCGTTGTTCTAG
- a CDS encoding rod shape-determining protein: MNLVPELGIDLGTANILVYQRGKGIVLREPTVVAIGMPSRKVVAVGEEARLMLGRTPGNITAVRPLRDGVIADYTTTLKMLQYLFDKCCGPRRWLKPRVLICVPSGCTSVERRAVVQAAKEAGAGDADTIEEPMAAAIGAGLPIAMPGGNMVVDIGGGTTDIAVISLGGIVKAQGIRVGGNKMDEAIIRHVRTAYNLMIGNATAEEIKIKIGSAYTLQPEMRLEVRGRDLVAGLPKTVEVTSEEIRDAIAEPVNAIVEKVCKVLEETPPELSSDIIERGIVMTGGGALLRGLDELLNVATDIPIHVADNPLSCVAIGTGKALEQMRDLGRTGAPAANLW, encoded by the coding sequence ATGAACCTCGTGCCCGAACTCGGCATTGATCTCGGCACGGCCAATATCCTCGTGTACCAGCGCGGAAAGGGCATCGTGCTGCGCGAACCGACCGTGGTCGCCATCGGCATGCCGTCCCGCAAGGTCGTGGCCGTAGGCGAAGAGGCCAGACTCATGCTGGGGCGCACTCCGGGCAACATCACCGCAGTTCGGCCACTGCGCGACGGCGTCATTGCCGACTACACCACGACCCTCAAGATGCTGCAATACCTTTTCGACAAGTGTTGCGGCCCTCGAAGATGGCTGAAGCCGCGCGTCCTGATCTGCGTCCCCAGCGGCTGTACCAGTGTAGAGCGTCGCGCAGTGGTGCAGGCAGCCAAGGAGGCGGGCGCAGGCGATGCCGATACCATCGAAGAGCCAATGGCGGCCGCAATCGGGGCAGGGCTCCCCATCGCCATGCCGGGCGGCAACATGGTGGTGGATATCGGGGGCGGAACGACCGACATCGCAGTGATCTCGCTCGGTGGCATCGTGAAAGCGCAGGGCATTCGCGTCGGCGGCAACAAGATGGATGAGGCTATCATCCGCCACGTCCGCACCGCCTACAACCTGATGATCGGCAATGCCACCGCCGAAGAGATCAAAATCAAGATCGGCTCGGCCTACACGCTGCAGCCAGAGATGCGCCTAGAAGTGCGAGGCAGGGACCTCGTCGCCGGACTCCCCAAGACGGTCGAAGTCACCAGTGAGGAAATCCGGGACGCCATCGCTGAGCCAGTGAACGCTATCGTCGAGAAGGTGTGCAAAGTGCTGGAGGAGACCCCACCCGAGCTTTCCTCCGATATCATTGAGAGAGGAATCGTGATGACGGGCGGTGGCGCGTTGCTGCGCGGGCTCGACGAGCTGCTGAACGTCGCGACCGACATCCCGATTCACGTCGCCGATAACCCGCTGAGTTGCGTGGCCATCGGCACGGGCAAAGCGTTGGAGCAGATGCGGGACCTCGGAAGAACCGGCGCCCCCGCCGCCAATCTGTGGTAG
- a CDS encoding S-layer homology domain-containing protein, with the protein MWLFGVCFSVALVFGGFSDVPKDHWAYEAVTAMSARGYISGYPDSTFQGERPITRFEFAVALDRFVRDVEKGLKEAPKSPNVKDKNVGVAPTHWAYGSLLHLLEAGYLPPSSPIFSEKTKQLTPKQLGEALGKIAAHIAYLHSTPPED; encoded by the coding sequence ATGTGGCTGTTTGGTGTCTGTTTCTCTGTCGCACTGGTGTTCGGTGGATTCAGTGATGTGCCGAAGGACCACTGGGCGTATGAAGCCGTCACGGCGATGAGCGCGCGAGGCTACATCTCGGGTTACCCGGACAGCACCTTTCAAGGCGAGCGCCCTATCACGCGATTCGAGTTCGCGGTCGCCCTGGATCGCTTCGTACGTGACGTAGAGAAGGGGCTGAAGGAAGCTCCCAAGAGCCCGAACGTCAAGGACAAGAACGTAGGTGTCGCGCCGACCCATTGGGCGTACGGCTCGCTACTACACCTACTCGAAGCCGGCTACCTACCACCCAGCTCTCCCATCTTCTCTGAAAAGACCAAGCAGCTAACTCCTAAGCAGCTGGGCGAGGCACTCGGTAAGATCGCCGCCCACATCGCCTACCTCCATTCCACTCCGCCGGAGGACTGA
- a CDS encoding extracellular solute-binding protein has translation MRHVLFLLAALSLLTFAGCGGQKGSAEDELVIVWAKWEPADALAKLCEKYTEETGKKVVVEQIPWQNFGDKIRNVVWAGKSAEYDIIIGDSQWLGQAVTQGHYVDLTEWMAKAIRLRDISPEALKLYGEYPAGSGKYYALPCEFDAIGFAYRKDKFEDPKEREAFKAKYGYDLAPPKTWTQLRDIAEFFTRPQQNLWGVAAYYSKGYDALTMGFQQILWCWGADWADPTTGDPVGAINSNKAVEALKFYIDLKRFNPIGAEDYYFDETKNAFKEGLVVMAMEWYAFMPGFADKQYNPYADVTGYFVSPGEVAHAVSLGGQGMSISTYSKRQSEAKEFMQWFAKEETQRKWAQLGGLTANVVVLQSDDFKNAKPYNQAFSDTAGLLRDFTNNPVYQEMLDVSQEKLHAAITGQLSPKESLDAIATAHRKILVDADLLKAK, from the coding sequence ATGCGCCACGTATTGTTTCTGCTTGCTGCCCTGTCGCTATTGACCTTCGCGGGTTGTGGAGGCCAGAAGGGATCTGCGGAAGACGAGCTGGTCATCGTCTGGGCGAAGTGGGAGCCCGCAGACGCCTTGGCCAAGCTGTGCGAGAAGTACACGGAGGAGACCGGAAAGAAGGTCGTAGTGGAGCAAATCCCTTGGCAGAACTTCGGCGACAAGATCCGCAACGTGGTTTGGGCCGGGAAGAGCGCCGAGTATGACATCATCATCGGCGACAGCCAGTGGCTCGGGCAGGCCGTGACGCAAGGCCACTACGTAGACCTCACCGAGTGGATGGCGAAGGCAATCCGGCTTCGCGACATCTCACCCGAGGCGCTGAAGCTGTATGGCGAGTACCCTGCCGGATCTGGCAAATACTACGCGCTGCCTTGCGAGTTCGACGCAATCGGCTTCGCGTATCGCAAGGACAAGTTCGAGGACCCGAAGGAGCGGGAAGCGTTCAAAGCGAAGTACGGCTATGATCTGGCCCCGCCGAAGACCTGGACCCAGCTTCGGGACATCGCCGAGTTCTTCACCCGCCCGCAGCAGAACCTGTGGGGCGTTGCAGCCTACTACTCGAAGGGCTACGACGCGTTGACGATGGGCTTCCAGCAGATACTGTGGTGCTGGGGTGCGGATTGGGCCGACCCGACCACGGGCGATCCGGTGGGCGCTATCAATTCCAACAAGGCCGTCGAGGCGCTGAAATTCTACATAGACTTGAAGCGCTTCAACCCGATCGGCGCGGAGGACTACTACTTCGACGAGACGAAGAACGCGTTCAAGGAAGGCCTGGTAGTGATGGCGATGGAGTGGTACGCCTTCATGCCAGGGTTTGCCGACAAGCAGTACAACCCCTATGCCGACGTGACAGGGTACTTCGTTAGCCCCGGTGAGGTCGCACACGCGGTGTCGCTGGGTGGTCAAGGGATGTCCATATCCACCTACTCGAAGCGGCAGAGCGAAGCGAAGGAGTTCATGCAATGGTTTGCGAAGGAGGAGACGCAGCGGAAGTGGGCACAGCTAGGCGGACTGACTGCTAACGTGGTAGTGCTGCAAAGCGACGACTTCAAGAACGCGAAGCCATACAATCAGGCATTCAGTGATACGGCCGGGCTCCTGCGGGACTTCACGAACAACCCGGTCTACCAAGAAATGCTGGACGTGTCGCAGGAGAAGCTGCACGCTGCGATTACCGGGCAGCTCTCGCCTAAGGAATCACTGGACGCCATCGCTACAGCGCATCGCAAGATATTGGTCGACGCGGATCTCCTGAAAGCGAAGTAG
- the hutH gene encoding histidine ammonia-lyase → MSHASAEPLELNGAGLTLGALAEVVEGRHVRLSAVTLERLAAARAAVIQAAGGSEAVYGVNTGFGPLRDRRVDAARLAELQLNLVRSHAAGVGPLFSSGQVRGAMALLINCLAHGNSGINPSIVQLIVDFLNNSIHPIVPSQGSLGASGDLAPLAHVALCLVGEGDVEFGGARMPVHEALSKTGLSPVTLGPKDGLSLVNGTHFLTAVGALAAVEAADVIKSADIAAALHVEASLSSIRPYSEEVLMLRPHPGALQTAANVRRLVEGSGLMRSHENCGEVQDAYSVRCVPQVHGAVRQAWMHAVQVLEVEMNAVTDNPVWVGGQFVSAGNFHGEPCALALDYLTLGLVELGNISERRTERLLNPALSRGLSAFLASDPGVESGLMLAHYTAAALASENKSLAFPPSADTIPTGANQEDHVSMGATSARRLDSVIGNLSSIIAVELLAGARAVRMRVEERGTQPGSGTAAAQSAVESIAPHLPGDRSPSEDIERVSRAVRRGELARYVEERMGELA, encoded by the coding sequence ATGTCTCACGCTTCGGCCGAGCCGCTCGAATTGAACGGCGCCGGGCTCACCCTCGGTGCCCTAGCCGAGGTGGTGGAGGGGCGACACGTGCGCCTATCGGCAGTCACGCTGGAGCGACTCGCGGCTGCGCGAGCGGCGGTGATTCAGGCGGCAGGCGGTTCGGAAGCCGTGTACGGCGTGAACACGGGCTTCGGGCCACTCCGGGATCGGCGCGTGGACGCAGCGCGGCTTGCCGAGCTCCAACTGAACCTTGTCCGCAGTCATGCCGCGGGAGTCGGTCCGCTCTTCTCTTCCGGGCAGGTGCGTGGAGCGATGGCGCTACTCATCAACTGCCTTGCCCACGGCAACTCGGGCATCAATCCGAGCATTGTGCAACTTATCGTTGATTTTTTGAACAATTCGATTCACCCAATCGTGCCCTCGCAGGGATCGCTCGGGGCGAGTGGGGACCTCGCGCCGCTCGCGCATGTCGCTCTCTGCCTGGTGGGCGAAGGCGATGTGGAGTTCGGCGGCGCGCGGATGCCGGTACACGAGGCACTCTCCAAAACCGGACTCAGTCCCGTTACTCTCGGCCCCAAGGACGGGCTCTCGCTGGTCAACGGCACGCACTTCCTTACCGCCGTCGGGGCGCTCGCGGCCGTTGAGGCTGCCGACGTGATCAAGTCGGCGGATATCGCTGCGGCGCTGCATGTGGAGGCCTCGCTCAGTTCCATCCGACCGTACTCGGAAGAGGTCCTAATGTTACGTCCGCATCCCGGTGCGCTGCAGACGGCGGCCAACGTGCGAAGGCTGGTCGAAGGCAGCGGCCTGATGCGCTCGCACGAGAATTGCGGTGAGGTTCAGGACGCTTACAGCGTGCGGTGCGTGCCGCAAGTACACGGCGCAGTGCGACAGGCGTGGATGCATGCTGTACAGGTGCTGGAAGTCGAGATGAACGCGGTGACCGACAACCCGGTTTGGGTCGGGGGGCAGTTCGTGTCGGCAGGCAACTTCCACGGGGAGCCCTGCGCGCTGGCTCTCGACTATCTCACGCTCGGTTTAGTCGAGCTGGGCAACATCTCGGAGAGACGCACGGAGCGCCTGCTCAATCCTGCGTTGTCCAGGGGTCTGTCCGCTTTCTTGGCGTCGGACCCCGGGGTGGAGTCGGGGCTGATGCTCGCGCACTACACGGCCGCCGCGCTGGCTTCGGAAAACAAGTCGCTCGCGTTCCCCCCTTCGGCGGACACGATCCCCACTGGAGCCAACCAAGAGGATCACGTCTCGATGGGGGCGACCTCTGCCAGACGTCTCGATAGCGTGATCGGCAACCTGTCGAGCATCATTGCGGTCGAGTTGCTGGCGGGGGCGAGGGCCGTGCGCATGCGAGTGGAGGAGCGTGGCACCCAACCCGGCAGTGGCACCGCAGCAGCTCAGTCGGCCGTAGAATCCATTGCCCCACACCTACCGGGAGACCGCTCCCCGAGCGAAGACATCGAGCGTGTCAGCAGGGCCGTGCGCAGGGGCGAGTTGGCGAGATACGTAGAAGAGAGGATGGGAGAACTGGCATGA
- a CDS encoding efflux RND transporter permease subunit yields the protein MHLGLAGRLARAFVDSKLTPILIAASVALGIWAVWRTPREEEPQIIVPMVDVIVQAPGLSAEEVVERVSKPMEALLWEIPGVEYIYTTSSPGQSLCVVRFYVGQNEEDSMVRLREKLQSNYDRIPQGVTPPILKLRSIDDIPILALTLHGGGYSADELRLIAARLETELKQIPKVSEIAIIGGRPREMSVELDANRMAGLGVTVPDVAGAIRGVNERRETGAVTASDQWLGVRTGRFLPEPSAIGEVPVAVAEGSPVRLSDVADVRLGRGDADQYVFFGRPNRDGGPENFEEAVTLTLAKRKGTNASDLAHAVLAKVEHLKGTLIPSDVQVTVTRDYGETAKEKSNELLFHMAIAVVGVTLLIALALGLKESLVVLIAIPVTLALTMAVMYFYGYTLNRITLFALIFSIGILVDDAIVVVENIVRHIRMKSKDQSLIDVAIYAVDEVGNPTILATFAVIAAILPLAFVGGLMGPYMRPIPVNASSAMMWSLLVAFIVTPWAAVRILRNHVGGHDHSSHDRRGFLTRLYLVVMGSLLRSRLARFGFFALVGLMLLGSVGLIATKFVVVKMLPFDNKSEFQVIVDMPEGSSLEQTAAVTKALADVIAEVPEVTDYQLYVGTAGPYNFNGLVRHYFLRRGPHVADIQVNLVSKSERKAQSHDIAKRLRPQLLNVGRRMGANVKVAEVPPGPPVLSTLVAEVYGPTEESRIAVARQVREIMERTEGVTDVDWYVEADRPEVHIEPDFTKASLTGVRTDDIHATVTAALSGLPVGLAHRSEEEEDVRIMLRFPRKQRSDAYHLESFHVRSAGGLSPLSTVTRTIERPADKSRYHKNLMPVTYVIGDVTGRQESPVYAILTMNKELDKLRMPDGSKLNVLSTRLPETSDRFSMKWDGEWHITYEVFRDLGIAFAAVLIIIYMLVVASFQNFITPFVIMAPIPLTLIGILPAHGLMGAFFTATSMIGFIAGAGIIVRNSIILVDFIELRLSQGLTLEEAVLDAGVTRFRPMLLTAAAVIVGSSVILFDPIFQGLAIALMAGEIASTLISRLAVPALYYMTRGRQLRRSGGA from the coding sequence ATGCACCTCGGATTAGCAGGTCGGCTGGCGCGGGCGTTCGTGGATTCCAAGCTAACACCGATCTTGATTGCGGCGTCGGTCGCGCTCGGGATCTGGGCCGTATGGCGCACCCCTCGCGAAGAAGAACCGCAGATCATCGTGCCGATGGTGGACGTCATCGTGCAAGCGCCGGGCCTTTCTGCAGAGGAGGTGGTAGAGCGGGTCAGCAAGCCGATGGAGGCCCTGCTGTGGGAGATACCTGGTGTGGAGTACATCTACACCACCAGCAGCCCCGGCCAGTCACTGTGTGTGGTTCGCTTCTACGTGGGCCAGAACGAAGAAGACAGCATGGTACGGCTGCGCGAGAAGCTGCAGTCCAACTATGATCGTATCCCACAGGGAGTAACTCCTCCAATTCTAAAACTACGGAGCATCGACGACATCCCGATCCTTGCGCTCACGCTACACGGTGGTGGTTATTCGGCGGACGAACTTCGCCTGATAGCAGCGCGTTTGGAGACCGAGCTCAAGCAGATACCGAAGGTGTCGGAGATAGCAATCATCGGCGGGCGTCCCAGAGAGATGTCGGTGGAGCTAGACGCTAACAGGATGGCAGGGCTGGGAGTCACGGTGCCGGATGTGGCCGGGGCGATACGAGGTGTCAATGAACGGCGAGAAACCGGCGCAGTCACTGCCTCCGACCAGTGGCTCGGTGTGCGCACCGGGCGCTTCTTGCCAGAGCCGTCGGCGATCGGCGAGGTCCCCGTTGCGGTGGCAGAGGGTAGTCCCGTGCGGCTGAGCGACGTGGCGGACGTGCGATTGGGGAGGGGCGATGCGGATCAGTACGTGTTCTTCGGCCGTCCCAATCGCGACGGCGGACCAGAGAACTTCGAAGAGGCAGTTACTCTGACACTCGCCAAGCGCAAGGGCACGAACGCGAGCGATTTAGCTCACGCAGTTCTTGCCAAAGTGGAGCACCTCAAGGGCACCCTGATCCCTTCCGACGTGCAGGTGACGGTGACTCGCGATTACGGCGAGACGGCCAAGGAGAAGTCGAACGAGCTTCTGTTCCACATGGCCATTGCCGTGGTAGGAGTCACACTGCTGATTGCTCTTGCATTGGGCCTCAAGGAGTCGCTGGTAGTTCTCATCGCGATACCTGTCACCCTGGCGCTGACGATGGCAGTGATGTACTTTTACGGGTACACGCTGAACCGTATCACGCTATTCGCGCTGATCTTCTCCATCGGTATCCTGGTGGACGATGCCATTGTGGTAGTGGAGAACATCGTCCGCCACATACGGATGAAGTCGAAGGACCAATCGCTGATAGATGTAGCGATCTACGCCGTGGACGAGGTCGGCAATCCGACGATTCTCGCCACCTTCGCGGTGATCGCGGCGATACTGCCCTTAGCGTTCGTCGGTGGTCTCATGGGGCCTTACATGAGGCCCATTCCCGTCAACGCTTCATCGGCGATGATGTGGTCGTTGCTCGTTGCATTCATTGTTACACCCTGGGCCGCAGTCCGCATTTTGCGCAACCACGTAGGAGGCCACGATCACAGTTCTCATGACCGGAGGGGATTTCTAACACGGCTGTACCTGGTGGTGATGGGATCGCTGCTTCGCAGCAGGTTGGCGCGGTTCGGGTTCTTCGCACTCGTTGGTTTGATGCTGCTGGGGTCAGTGGGCCTGATTGCCACGAAGTTCGTCGTCGTGAAGATGTTGCCGTTCGACAACAAGAGCGAGTTCCAGGTGATCGTAGACATGCCAGAAGGCTCTTCGTTGGAACAGACGGCAGCGGTGACCAAGGCGCTCGCCGACGTGATCGCCGAAGTGCCGGAGGTGACGGACTACCAGTTGTACGTTGGGACTGCAGGGCCCTATAACTTCAATGGTCTCGTGCGCCACTACTTCCTACGGCGAGGGCCCCATGTGGCCGACATACAGGTTAACCTGGTTTCCAAGTCGGAACGCAAGGCCCAGAGTCATGACATTGCGAAGCGACTGCGCCCACAACTACTGAATGTCGGTAGACGCATGGGTGCCAACGTGAAGGTGGCCGAAGTGCCCCCTGGGCCACCGGTGCTGTCCACACTCGTTGCAGAAGTGTACGGCCCGACCGAGGAGAGCAGGATCGCAGTCGCGCGTCAGGTGCGCGAGATCATGGAGCGCACCGAGGGCGTCACCGACGTGGACTGGTACGTGGAGGCGGATCGCCCCGAGGTGCACATCGAGCCGGACTTCACCAAGGCTTCTCTGACGGGTGTGCGGACGGACGACATTCATGCCACTGTGACCGCGGCGCTTTCCGGCCTGCCAGTCGGACTGGCTCATCGCAGCGAAGAGGAAGAGGACGTGCGCATCATGCTTCGCTTCCCGCGCAAGCAGAGGAGCGATGCATATCATCTGGAGTCGTTTCATGTTCGTTCGGCAGGGGGACTATCGCCGCTGTCCACCGTCACGCGAACGATCGAGCGGCCTGCGGACAAGAGTCGTTACCACAAGAACCTGATGCCTGTGACCTACGTGATAGGTGATGTCACCGGCAGGCAGGAGTCGCCGGTGTACGCGATCCTGACGATGAACAAGGAACTTGACAAGCTGCGCATGCCCGATGGCTCCAAGCTGAATGTTCTCTCTACGCGGCTGCCGGAAACCAGCGACAGGTTCTCGATGAAGTGGGATGGGGAGTGGCACATCACCTATGAGGTATTTCGCGATCTCGGCATAGCATTCGCTGCGGTGCTGATCATCATCTACATGCTGGTGGTGGCTAGCTTCCAGAACTTCATCACGCCGTTCGTCATCATGGCACCCATTCCGCTGACGCTCATTGGCATATTGCCTGCACATGGATTGATGGGTGCGTTCTTCACTGCTACCTCCATGATCGGCTTCATTGCGGGAGCGGGCATCATCGTTCGGAACTCCATTATATTGGTAGATTTCATCGAGCTTCGACTTTCTCAAGGGCTAACGCTGGAGGAGGCGGTTCTGGACGCAGGGGTGACGCGCTTCCGTCCCATGCTGCTAACGGCGGCGGCCGTCATCGTGGGGTCGTCGGTCATACTGTTCGACCCGATCTTTCAGGGTCTGGCGATTGCGTTAATGGCGGGCGAGATTGCTTCTACGCTCATCTCGCGCCTCGCCGTGCCAGCGCTGTATTACATGACAAGGGGCAGACAGTTGCGCCGCTCCGGTGGTGCCTAG
- a CDS encoding carbohydrate ABC transporter permease, translating to MKIRNVLAFFGIACALVVFLFPLYWIGITSFKNDKDIVTKPPRLVAPLTLRQYDKLLFQGEGRNREMTAYVKQVSNSLIVGVTATVLAVGLGAMAAYALARFRIKGKSDWLFFILSTRMLPPVVVAIPIYLMYRTLGLLDTHIGLILLYTVFNLAFAVWLLKGFFEEIPAELEEAALLDGYSRLRAFRLVTMPQVLPGIAATAVFCFITAWNEFAFALFLTSRAALTAPPGLQTRVGSGGLEWGVIAAGTLLFLLPVAIFTFLLRNHLLRGVTFGAIKR from the coding sequence ATGAAGATCCGCAACGTGCTTGCGTTCTTCGGCATCGCATGTGCGTTAGTCGTGTTTCTGTTCCCTCTCTATTGGATCGGCATCACATCCTTCAAGAATGACAAGGATATCGTTACCAAGCCGCCACGCCTGGTCGCGCCGCTGACGCTGCGCCAATATGACAAGCTGTTGTTTCAGGGCGAGGGACGAAACAGGGAGATGACCGCATATGTGAAGCAGGTGAGCAACAGCCTGATCGTAGGCGTGACCGCCACGGTGCTGGCAGTAGGATTGGGCGCGATGGCTGCCTATGCCTTGGCACGATTCCGTATCAAGGGCAAGAGCGACTGGCTCTTTTTCATCCTATCCACGCGCATGTTGCCACCCGTAGTGGTCGCCATCCCGATCTACCTGATGTACCGTACGCTGGGTCTGTTGGACACCCACATAGGGCTCATCCTGCTGTACACGGTGTTCAACCTGGCGTTCGCGGTGTGGCTTCTGAAGGGGTTCTTCGAAGAGATACCGGCGGAGCTGGAAGAAGCGGCGCTGCTCGATGGGTACTCACGGCTGCGCGCTTTTCGACTGGTGACGATGCCTCAGGTGCTGCCCGGCATAGCGGCCACGGCGGTATTCTGCTTTATCACGGCATGGAACGAGTTCGCCTTCGCCCTGTTCCTCACCAGCCGGGCTGCGCTGACCGCTCCGCCGGGACTGCAGACCCGCGTCGGCTCGGGTGGGTTGGAATGGGGCGTGATCGCCGCGGGTACGCTGCTGTTCCTGCTGCCGGTGGCGATCTTCACGTTTCTGCTTCGGAATCACCTCCTACGGGGGGTCACGTTCGGGGCGATCAAGAGGTAG